In Notamacropus eugenii isolate mMacEug1 chromosome 1, mMacEug1.pri_v2, whole genome shotgun sequence, one genomic interval encodes:
- the LOC140496785 gene encoding uncharacterized protein → MARGWGVGGSGGEARVPSSPPTPGAGAPSALTLRLLPTSPPSPPPGCSPPPPGPRAPQRRDVGDWGQGKGGFSSSSPPRRPWPGWAAVAAAQGSSGSGSSSSSPHPLPPLSTWGKGAGGTLGRRRRRATARGQDPGDQLSVRSPAGRGEEEGGGGSALPGWGEPREPAEKEASPPSQHACVVKQVSSPPPPPHLCPPPTSAAAPALLQDREAKWAARGAMTSSNCEREERAGRGAGGGDEKAHAWELLPTLPLHLRKG, encoded by the coding sequence ATGGCGCGcgggtggggggtaggggggagcGGAGGAGAGGCCCGAgtgccctcctctccccccacccccggcGCGGGAGCCCCCTCCGCCTTAACCCTCCGCCTCCTCCcaacctctcctccttctcccccgcCTGGCTGCTCACCACCGCCACCGGGGCCTCGGGCGCCCCAGCGCAGGGACGTGGGGGACTGGGGACAGGGGAAGGGgggcttctcctcctcctcccctccccggcGGCCCTGGCCGGGCTGGGCCGCGGTGGCCGCCGCTCAAGGCTCCTCAGGCTCcggctcctcctcctcttccccacacCCCCTCCCGCCCCTCTCTACCTGGGGGAAGGGGGCGGGGGGGACCCTGGGCAGGAGAAGGCGGCGCGCGACGGCGCGTGGACAGGACCCCGGCGACCAACTGTCAGTTAGAAGCCCCGCCGGgcggggggaagaggaaggaggagggggttCAGCCCTCCCTGGCTGGGGTGAGCCGAGGGAACCGGCGGAGAAAGAAGCGTCGCCGCCATCCCAGCACGCATGCGTAGTGAAACAGGTTtcttctccgcccccccccccccacctttgcCCTCCTCCCACCTCCGCCGCGGCTCCGGCGCTGCTACAGGACCGAGAGGCTAAGTGGGCTGCGCGCGGAGCAATGACGTCATCAAATTGCGAGAGGGAGGAGAGGGcggggaggggagcagggggcGGGGACGAAAAGGCGCATGCGTGGGAGCTATTGCCAACCCTCCCGCTTCACCTGAGAAAGGGGTGA